CAATATCAACAAGCTGACCGGTAGCAAGGTTACGTCCGTAACACTTGGCACATACACCTTTACGGCTTTCGCAAGTCAATACAGAGCGAATCAAAACAGATTCAATTGAAGTAGATTCAATCTTAGCAGCAACATCTTCATCAATCAAACCGCCACCTCTGAGAATTAATTCATCGGTCATCGGGTCAATAATGTCTCTTAAAGCAGTACGTCCTACAATTCTCTCTGTTAAAGGCTCTTTAACTTCTTCGCCATCTTTGAGTGCTGTCATTTCAACACCACGAATTGTACCACAGTCGGCTTCAGAAATGATAACATCCTGAGCAACATCATGCAGACGTCGGGTTAGATAACCGGCATCAGCTGTTTTAAGTGCAGTATCGGCAAGACCCTTACGAGCTCCGTGGGTAGATATAAAATACTCAAGTATTGAAAGTCCTTCCTTAAAGTTTGAAATAATCGGGTTTTCAATTAATTCACCGGTTGAGCCGGATAACGACTTTTTCGGTTTAGCCATAAGACCACGCATACCGGCAAGCTGACGAATCTGCTCTTTTGAACCTCTTGCTTTTGAATCGAGCATCATCCAGAATGTATTGAATCCCTGCTTATCTTTTTGCATTTCAGAATATAGTTTGTCAGCTACAAGATTTGTAGCAGTTGACCATGTATCAATAATTTTGTTATATCTTTCACCTGAACTGATTACACCGTTGTGGTAAGCTTCTTCGATTTTATCAACCTTACCCTGAGCATTTAAAATAATACTTCTTTTGAGGTCAGGAATAACTACGTCGTGAATGCTCACCGATAAACCACCTTTTGTCGCATAGAAGAATCCAAGGTCTTTAAGCGCATCTAGGAATTCAACAGTTTTTGCAAGACCAGCATTTCTAAAACAATTACCGATGATCTGGCGAAGTCTGTTTTTAGTCAAAAGCTCATTGATAAAGCCTAATTCTTCAGGAACAATTTCATTTAAAATCACTCTGCCAACAGTAGTCTCAATACTCTGACCATGAGTACGAACACGAATTCTTGAGTGAAGTTCAACTTTTGCCTGGTCATAGGCAATCTGAACTTCTTCAGCTGAAGAAAAAGACTTGCCTTCACCCAGACAGCCTGGGCGTTGTTTTGTTAAGTAATAAACCCCGAGTACCATGTCCTGAGAAGGAACCGTAATAGTATCACCATTCTGAGTGTGCATGATATTATGCGGAGCAAGCATCAATAGCATAGCTTCAAGCTGTGCTTCATAACTGATTGGAACGTGAACAGCCATCTGGTCACCGTCAAAGTCAGCATTAAATGCGGTACAGACAAGAGGGTGCAGCTGAATTGCCTTACCTTCAATCAGTCTCGGCTGAAAAGCTTGTATACCAAGCCTGTGAAGTGTAGGGGCGCGGTTAAGCATTACAGGATGTCCTTCTATCACTTTTTCGAGGATATCCCATACTTCATTTGTTTTGCGTTCAACCATCTTCTTTGCACTTTTCACAGTCTTAACATGTCCGCGTTCGATAAGTCTTCTAATTATAAAAGGCTTGAACAGTTCAACAGCCATATCCTTTGGAAGCCCGCACTCGTGTATTCTTAATTCGGGACCTACTACGATTACCGACCTCCCTGAATAATCCACGCGTTTACCAAGAAGATTCTGACGGAAACGACCTGTTTTACCTTTCAAAGTATCAGCAAGAGATTTCAAAGCTCGCTGTGATTCACTTCTAACTGAGCGACGACTATTATCGAAAAGTGCATCTACGGCTTCCTGAAGCATTCTTTTTTCATTACGAAGAATTACTTCGGGAGCTTTAATATCTATTAATCTCTTAAGTCTGTTATTTCTGATTATAACTCTTCTGTATAGGTCATTCAAGTCAGAGGTTGCAAACCTTCCGCCTTCCAGCGGAACAAGAGGTCTCAAATCAGGAGGAGTAACAGGAATTACATCAAGCACCATCCAGCTTGGTTCATTAGGAGTATTGGCTTTAGTACTGTTTTTAAAAGCATCAAGAACTCTTAGTCTTTTGAGTAAATCTGCTTTCTTCTGCTGAGATGTTTCACCTTTTAAAATTTCTTTTAAAGTTATATATTGCTTTTCGGGGTCAACTCTTTTAAGCAATTCTTTAACTGCTTCGCCACCTATGAGAGCAATAAATTTGTTTGGGTCTTCATCATCAAGAAGTTGATCTTCTTTAGGAAGAGAATCCAAAATATCCAAATACTGTTCTTCAGTAAGCAAGTCTTTGGTTTGCAAGCCTGTTTTTCCCGGCTGAACTACAATATAAGATTCATAATAAACTATTCTTTCAATATCTTTGGTTGGCATACCTAAAATAGCACTAATTTTGCTTGGCAAGGTTCTCAAAAACCAAATGTGTACAACAGGTACAGCCAGCATAATATGTCCCATTCTTTCGCGGCGTACAGATTTTTGGGTAACTTCGACTCCACATCTATCGCAAACTATACCCTTATATCTTATTCTTTTGTATTTACCGCAAGCGCACTCCCAATCTCTAATAGGACCGAAAATCTTTTCGCAGAACAAACCATCCTTTTCCGGACGGAATGACCTGTAGTTTATAGTTTCAGGCTTAGTAACTTCACCATGTGAACGATTAAGAATATCGTCCGGTGAGGCGATTTTAATGGATATCTGCCTGAATCCTCTCCTCGGTATTGACATTGATTGCATGGAATCACTCCTTAAATCTATGAGTTTTCAATTATATATTATTCTTTTTCAGTATTAATTGCAAGGATTATTAAATCTCTGCCATGTTAAGGTATTATTCAATGTGAATATCTAAACACAATCCCTGCAACTCACGCACTAGTACGTTGAAAGATTCAGGAATATTCGGATCAGGCATATTATCACCCTTGACAATAGCTTCGTACATCTTGGCTCTACCAGCTACGTCATCGCTCTTCATAGTTAACATCTCCTGAAGTGTATGAGCAGCACCATAAGCTTCAAGTGCCCATACCTCCATTTCACCAAGACGCTGACCACCAAATTGAGCTTTACCGCCGAGTGGCTGCTGAGTAATTAAACTGTAAGGTCCAATCGAACGTGCGTGAAGTTTATCTGCAACAAGGTGAGCAAGTTTTAGCATATAGATTACTCCAATTGTGACTTTCTCATCAAATCTATCACCAGTTCTGCCATCATAAAGAACAGATTTGCCGTCTCTTGGTAAACCGGCTCTTTCGAGATAATCACCAACCTGATCCCATGTCGCACCATCAAAAATTGGTGTTGCAAAGAATGTTCCAAGTTTAACGCCTGCCCAGCCAAGTGCTGTTTCATAAAGCTGACCAAGGTTCATACGAGATGGTACACCAAGCGGGTTAAGTACTATATCAACAGGCGTTCCGTCGGGCAGGAATGGCATATCTTCAGGATTTACAATCTTTGAAACGATACCTTTATTACCATGACGACCAGCCATTTTATCACCAACCTGTAGTTTGCGTTTCTTTGCGACATATACTTTTGCCATTTGAAGGATGCCGGGCTGAAGTTCGTCGCCGGCTGCAAGTTTGTTCTTTTCAGCTCTGAAATTACTTTTATCGTCATTACGCTTGTTTATGAAATTAGATATCATCTGTACAAGTTTTGTATTCTGTTCTTCATCAGATAAAATCGCCTGATCAGTATCAATAATATCAGGTTTAAGAATTCCTTCATCATATTTTGCAAAAACATCCTTTGAAGTTATTTTACTTCCGGCTCTGAAAACAGATACACCATTTTGAAGTCTTAAACCGAGAATTTTTTGACCATCAAGCATACTTGATAAACGAGTAACACAATCATTATCCAAAGCTTTCAAAGTATCTTTTTCAAGTTTAGTAATTTGGTCCTGACGTTTCTTTTCCAAAGCACGGGTATCTTTATCCATAGTAAGCAAGCGACGAGTAAATAATTTTGTATTTATTACCACCCCTTTCAAACCGGGTGTTGCTTTAAGCGATACATCTTTAACATCACCGGCTTTATCACCGAAAATTGCTCTGAGAAGTTTTTCT
This is a stretch of genomic DNA from Ignavibacteriota bacterium. It encodes these proteins:
- the rpoC gene encoding DNA-directed RNA polymerase subunit beta'; translated protein: MSIPRRGFRQISIKIASPDDILNRSHGEVTKPETINYRSFRPEKDGLFCEKIFGPIRDWECACGKYKRIRYKGIVCDRCGVEVTQKSVRRERMGHIMLAVPVVHIWFLRTLPSKISAILGMPTKDIERIVYYESYIVVQPGKTGLQTKDLLTEEQYLDILDSLPKEDQLLDDEDPNKFIALIGGEAVKELLKRVDPEKQYITLKEILKGETSQQKKADLLKRLRVLDAFKNSTKANTPNEPSWMVLDVIPVTPPDLRPLVPLEGGRFATSDLNDLYRRVIIRNNRLKRLIDIKAPEVILRNEKRMLQEAVDALFDNSRRSVRSESQRALKSLADTLKGKTGRFRQNLLGKRVDYSGRSVIVVGPELRIHECGLPKDMAVELFKPFIIRRLIERGHVKTVKSAKKMVERKTNEVWDILEKVIEGHPVMLNRAPTLHRLGIQAFQPRLIEGKAIQLHPLVCTAFNADFDGDQMAVHVPISYEAQLEAMLLMLAPHNIMHTQNGDTITVPSQDMVLGVYYLTKQRPGCLGEGKSFSSAEEVQIAYDQAKVELHSRIRVRTHGQSIETTVGRVILNEIVPEELGFINELLTKNRLRQIIGNCFRNAGLAKTVEFLDALKDLGFFYATKGGLSVSIHDVVIPDLKRSIILNAQGKVDKIEEAYHNGVISSGERYNKIIDTWSTATNLVADKLYSEMQKDKQGFNTFWMMLDSKARGSKEQIRQLAGMRGLMAKPKKSLSGSTGELIENPIISNFKEGLSILEYFISTHGARKGLADTALKTADAGYLTRRLHDVAQDVIISEADCGTIRGVEMTALKDGEEVKEPLTERIVGRTALRDIIDPMTDELILRGGGLIDEDVAAKIESTSIESVLIRSVLTCESRKGVCAKCYGRNLATGQLVDIGEAVGTIASQSIGEPGTQLTLRTFHTGGTAALVASQSSVVAKFDGIINFENIRTISYEGDEGTITIAISRSGTIHIVDPESNRTLTKYDVTYGAVLSVNDGMPVKKGSVIYEWDPYNATIITEFSGRIRYRDLLHNVTYREVNDEQTGHITKIVMDSKDRTKIPTIEVIDDTGMVLKSYNIPSRAQLRVDDNDIVGVGTSLVKIPRDLGRTRDITGGLPRVTELFEARSPQSPAIVSDIDGIVAFDKMKRGQRVVLVTSQDGKTKIEYSVPVGRYILVQEGDFVRTGDRLTEGSINPHDILRIKGANAVQEYLVNEIQEVYRMQGVKINDKHIEVIVRQMLQKVRIVESGDSSLLENDNVDRQRFNDENQIIKNMVVISDKGESKYSEGYLTQRKKVREINNDLKKKNLRIAEFEPAEPAISEPILLGITQASLTTESWLSAASFQETTRVLSEASVAAKVDHLQGLKENIILGQLIPAGTGLRAYQEMNWTSDVGNIFGKATYSNDKDPLADISDEIQEEMEAHNISV